The DNA window ATGTGATCACTCTTACAGATGGCTCAAAATTTTGGAACACACGTCCAGACAAGAAAAGAAAGCAGAAAAACATGATTGTATTCCTAAATCAATCAATTTAACCTAAATATTATACAAAGTGAGTGAGTAGTGTAGTGTAGTACCTTTGTGTCATTTTACTACCCTTGCATCCAAGATCCTGTCCTAACCACCGGTTGATTCGATGGATTCCATTGCTTCGAAGCACCACCAGACCATTTATTAGCATAAGGTCGCTCATACACAAAATTCTTCCTCCTCCTTCCCCTCCCACCACCACTACCAACACCAACTCCGCCACTCCGGCGATAATCATCGCCATGAAACCTCGAGGTTCTGTATCTCGACATTTGTCCTGTACACGTTTGCCAGTACATGCTGTCGTCATGACCAACACCCCAATGTTGCCACGATCTCTTATTATCATCAGTCTCAACCTTACAATCCCatgaattgttattattattattattactactaTCCAAACATCCCCAGCCAGTCGCTGTCTTGTCCTTATTTTCGTTTGGATTATCATCCATATCTCCCCATCCATCTGGTGAGTAATATTGACAATTATCCTGATCAATTATGACAACAACCTCTTTTTCCTGCTCGTCCGGGACAACATATTCGCGTTCCAAATCCAATAACAGTTGGGGATCAATTTCCGAGTTCCAGTCGACTGTATCAATGTAGATATCCGGGTCTGGCGGCGATAGATCGCATGGAAGATCATTTATCTTTGCCCAAAACCGTTTCTTAGCATTATGGAAAGCCTCCTCAGCTGCTGAATCGTTCCAGTTGATAACGTTTTCGTATAAGTGAAAGTATTTCTTGGTATCTAAGATCTTTTCCCATGAAACTGAACCAATCACATTACAGAACTTCTTCTCCCATAACGGGACAGTTGGCTGCCAATTACCTGAAAGATACAAATCATTTAACctaattaattcaaatgagAAGAAACAagattaaaaatgttttaacgAACCGATCGGAGGCTTTCTATCATTGAACGATCTGGTTCTTCCGTCGTGATAATCATTTCTCTGGCTTctccaattattattattattattattatccatcGTAAGTCGTCGGCGGCGGCATAGAATTGGCGAAGGAAATTGGaggatgaaaaaaatgaaaaaagcgGTTAAGAGTTGTTCTAGAAGCTGGAAAGATGAATAGAAGATTCCAGAAATGATAGAAATTGAAAGGGAGAATTAGGTTAAAAGGGAAGTGACGAGAGgaggaagaaggagaagaaagtTTGGCCGTGGAAATTGTAAGAAAGGAAAGGGGACGGTTTTGATTTATAGCCCGTCctttcaaggttttatttatttattacgtGCTTACCCTgttccttttcttcttctttttttatcatACTCTCTATGTCAGAGCGTGATCTTCACGTCGTCAAACTTTCTCTAATCACGTCGCCGCCTTCCTaagattacatttttttaattcaaatattatgtttttttattcaaattttaattaattctaaaataatggTCAAAGTCCTAAAGTTAGGGAGGTTGGTCAAATGATACAGATTGATTTATGGATCATGTTCCaacctttttctttttcttttattattattattatatagtcatttatttattattgtattttatatatattattttattttattttttataataaataggtTCGTTACtagttttgtttatatttggttATCCATCTTTGAACTTTCCTTAAAGATTGTCTTAATTAAATAAAgcaatccatttttttaatatactttaCTAATAAATTGGTAaacaatcaaatcaaatatctTTATTTTGGGGATTGATTCAAAATAGGTAATGACTTATTGTACATAATCTTCTTTTATATGTGTAATAATTGTGGGGATGATTAGTGAGattgtattttaattgatttactAAAAGATAATTTGATTAGTAAAGGCATGATTGATCTTCAATGTGGATAATCTAGTAATTAATTTGGCATGATTGATCTTCAACGTgcttagtttaatttttattttgcttatAAACCTAGCTATATCTTATAATAACTAGATTTTAATtcgaaattttttaatattaaactcaaACCTCaactcaatttaaattttttttttaataaaaattaaaataaaatactaaatcaactcaactcaacttaatttttttccttaattttttttcttaagtaGTAATCACAAACTAATGGGACAATTGATTATGTAAGTATTGCAAATTTGGTAACCAATGGATGTAATCAATTTGGTCATTGTTTGTTTTATAAGGAAACATCAATGAAATATGAGCAACCAATTTAAGAAGAATTTAAGATCACGTGGAAACTAGAGCAAacagttttgtttttttaataaaagacttacaaaaatattaatatataatcatataataatttatttatttttatataaaaaaacattttaacattaatattaataataataataataataataataatcataatcataatcatcttagcttgagttatttaaataaacaaatcaaatatcactttttatataaaaaaaatatttaaacattaaaaccaataataataataataataatctttatgAACTTTGTTcggtttgaattatttaaatgaacaaatcaaatattactttatttttcttcttattcatTACATCACTccatttattaatcaaaatactaataataataatcttcaTGAGCTTGGTtcggtttgagttatttaaataaacaaatcaaatatcacTTTATTTTCCCTCTTATTCATTACATCACTccatttattaatcaaaaatactaaaatatgtattttaaattattaatttttattttattatatattgatacttttaaatatttttaacaaaaaataatcattacacCACCCTTTCCGCGAAATCCACCGTCTCGAAAACTAGGGATGACAAAGGTTATACTTGATACCCATGAGTACCCGATAGTTGTGTTCGGATATTTTAAATTGGGGTCGGGAATAGAGAGTGAAAATGATTACCCGATCGGGTTTGAGGATGGAGAGCGTGCAAAAACCCAAACCCGAttcctaaaatattaatattaatatatatatatatgagtaatgatatatacaacactCTTATGCAACAACTTTCGCATAGCACCTACCTCATttggaaagagagaaaatatttttctctcttttgtattttttttaagatatattttctcatatatatatatatagtaatgatatatacaacactCTTATTAGCACCTACCTCATTTggaaataaagagaaaatattttctctcttgtattttttttaaaatatattttctctttgtttccAAATGAGGTAGATGTTATGCGAAGGTGCTGTATATGTATAAGGGTgctatatatatcattactcatatatatatatattaaattttatttttttataacaaaatgttTTTTCACTGTCTAATCTCCACTCACTATGGCTGTAAATGAGTCAAACCGCTCGGTCAAAACTCGacttgagtttgactttgaccgagctcgagccgactcatttaatattcgagccgaactcgagctcattTAAAGCTTGCTCGATAGTTTGCCGAGTTTTTTCGAGtctcattatatttaaatattttttgtatttaatattaaatttttaaacaatatttttttccttcCCTTTCTCTCTTTAAAGCACATATGAAGGCTCataattaaggatgaca is part of the Impatiens glandulifera chromosome 1, dImpGla2.1, whole genome shotgun sequence genome and encodes:
- the LOC124921543 gene encoding uncharacterized protein LOC124921543, whose protein sequence is MDNNNNNNNWRSQRNDYHDGRTRSFNDRKPPIGNWQPTVPLWEKKFCNVIGSVSWEKILDTKKYFHLYENVINWNDSAAEEAFHNAKKRFWAKINDLPCDLSPPDPDIYIDTVDWNSEIDPQLLLDLEREYVVPDEQEKEVVVIIDQDNCQYYSPDGWGDMDDNPNENKDKTATGWGCLDSSNNNNNNNSWDCKVETDDNKRSWQHWGVGHDDSMYWQTCTGQMSRYRTSRFHGDDYRRSGGVGVGSGGGRGRRRKNFVYERPYANKWSGGASKQWNPSNQPVVRTGSWMQG